The following coding sequences lie in one Gadus macrocephalus chromosome 1, ASM3116895v1 genomic window:
- the lrrc23 gene encoding leucine-rich repeat-containing protein 23 isoform X1, translating into MVTTRNAAHKPEPLIERCSLVQSSFNVFYINCKYQHLGRASEMDDDYLSEGEGELKEVAEQPEVKVGPLTRNTIVPYLSLLCRTGNGLAHAFVKLDLNDKKLSDLEALRKYVHLRFLDVSNNHLTDLSCLTSLNQLLWLKIDNNAVSSLKKLPLDQFPYLQWLSLARNQLEDMEGLGGTALENLNLSGNKIQRVHGLQYGQLTNLGILELRGNCLDTTDGIYLPKLRKLYLAQNVIKRLEGLERLELLTTLHLRDNQLETLEGISPRMTSLKYLNVRGNLISNQNALQSLVPLLGTLHAVVILDNPLAESGDYRIAVLTCLMHLERLDKELVSSEERAEAQERLKELAVEEEIPETEDTS; encoded by the exons ATGGTTACGACAAGAAACGCGGCCCATAAGCCAGAGCCGCTAATTGAACGGTGCTCGCTAGTTCAGTCATCCTTTAACGTGTTCTACATTAACTGCAAATACCAGCACTTAG GGAGAGCATCTGAGATGGACGACGATTATCTGTCTGAAGGCGAAGGAGAGCTAAAGGAAGTGGCAGAGCAACCTGAGGTCAAG GTCGGCCCTTTGACCCGCAACACCATTGTGCCTTACCTCTCACTGCTGTGCCGAACAGGAAACGGACTAGCTCATGCCTTTGTCAAACTGGACCTGAATGACAA GAAACTATCAGACCTAGAGGCCCTACGCAAATATGTACACCTGCGTTTCCTGGATGTGTCCAACAATCACCTCACTGACCTTTCTTGCCTGACTTCATTGAACCAGCTGCTTTGGTTGAAG ATTGATAATAATGCAGTGTCAAGTTTAAAAAAGCTACCTCTAGATCAGTTTCCCTACCTGCAATGGCTGAGCTTGGCTAGGAACCAGTTGGAGGATATGGAGGGCCTGGGTGGAACTGCCCTCGAGAACCTCAATCTTAGTG GTAACAAAATCCAGAGAGTGCACGGCCTACAGTATGGTCAACTGACCAACCTGGGGATCCTAGAGCTGAGAGGCAACTGCTTGGACACGACCGATGGCATCTATCTTCCAAAACTTCGGAAACTTTATCTG GCCCAGAACGTCATAAAGCGCCTGGAgggtctggagagactggagctTCTCACCACGTTACACCTCCGAGACAACCAGCTGGAGACCCTGGAAGGCATTAGCCCCAGGATGACATCTCTGAAGTACCTCAATGTCAG GGGTAATCTGATATCCAATCAGAATGCCCTGCAGAGTCTTGTTCCTCTGCTTGGCACACTACATGCTGTGGTTATCTTGGATAATCCACTGGCTGAGTCCGGGGACTACCGCATTGCGGTGCTGACCTGTCTGATGCACCTGGAGCGGCTGGACAAGGAGCTCGTCTCATCAGAGGAGAGGGCGGAAGCACAGGAGAGACTCAAA GAACTTGCGGTGGAAGAAGAAATACCTGAGACGGAGGACACTTCGTGA
- the lrrc23 gene encoding leucine-rich repeat-containing protein 23 isoform X2 has product MVTTRNAAHKPEPLIERCSLVQSSFNVFYINCKYQHLGRASEMDDDYLSEGEGELKEVAEQPEVGPLTRNTIVPYLSLLCRTGNGLAHAFVKLDLNDKKLSDLEALRKYVHLRFLDVSNNHLTDLSCLTSLNQLLWLKIDNNAVSSLKKLPLDQFPYLQWLSLARNQLEDMEGLGGTALENLNLSGNKIQRVHGLQYGQLTNLGILELRGNCLDTTDGIYLPKLRKLYLAQNVIKRLEGLERLELLTTLHLRDNQLETLEGISPRMTSLKYLNVRGNLISNQNALQSLVPLLGTLHAVVILDNPLAESGDYRIAVLTCLMHLERLDKELVSSEERAEAQERLKELAVEEEIPETEDTS; this is encoded by the exons ATGGTTACGACAAGAAACGCGGCCCATAAGCCAGAGCCGCTAATTGAACGGTGCTCGCTAGTTCAGTCATCCTTTAACGTGTTCTACATTAACTGCAAATACCAGCACTTAG GGAGAGCATCTGAGATGGACGACGATTATCTGTCTGAAGGCGAAGGAGAGCTAAAGGAAGTGGCAGAGCAACCTGAG GTCGGCCCTTTGACCCGCAACACCATTGTGCCTTACCTCTCACTGCTGTGCCGAACAGGAAACGGACTAGCTCATGCCTTTGTCAAACTGGACCTGAATGACAA GAAACTATCAGACCTAGAGGCCCTACGCAAATATGTACACCTGCGTTTCCTGGATGTGTCCAACAATCACCTCACTGACCTTTCTTGCCTGACTTCATTGAACCAGCTGCTTTGGTTGAAG ATTGATAATAATGCAGTGTCAAGTTTAAAAAAGCTACCTCTAGATCAGTTTCCCTACCTGCAATGGCTGAGCTTGGCTAGGAACCAGTTGGAGGATATGGAGGGCCTGGGTGGAACTGCCCTCGAGAACCTCAATCTTAGTG GTAACAAAATCCAGAGAGTGCACGGCCTACAGTATGGTCAACTGACCAACCTGGGGATCCTAGAGCTGAGAGGCAACTGCTTGGACACGACCGATGGCATCTATCTTCCAAAACTTCGGAAACTTTATCTG GCCCAGAACGTCATAAAGCGCCTGGAgggtctggagagactggagctTCTCACCACGTTACACCTCCGAGACAACCAGCTGGAGACCCTGGAAGGCATTAGCCCCAGGATGACATCTCTGAAGTACCTCAATGTCAG GGGTAATCTGATATCCAATCAGAATGCCCTGCAGAGTCTTGTTCCTCTGCTTGGCACACTACATGCTGTGGTTATCTTGGATAATCCACTGGCTGAGTCCGGGGACTACCGCATTGCGGTGCTGACCTGTCTGATGCACCTGGAGCGGCTGGACAAGGAGCTCGTCTCATCAGAGGAGAGGGCGGAAGCACAGGAGAGACTCAAA GAACTTGCGGTGGAAGAAGAAATACCTGAGACGGAGGACACTTCGTGA
- the lrrc23 gene encoding leucine-rich repeat-containing protein 23 isoform X3, which yields MDDDYLSEGEGELKEVAEQPEVKVGPLTRNTIVPYLSLLCRTGNGLAHAFVKLDLNDKKLSDLEALRKYVHLRFLDVSNNHLTDLSCLTSLNQLLWLKIDNNAVSSLKKLPLDQFPYLQWLSLARNQLEDMEGLGGTALENLNLSGNKIQRVHGLQYGQLTNLGILELRGNCLDTTDGIYLPKLRKLYLAQNVIKRLEGLERLELLTTLHLRDNQLETLEGISPRMTSLKYLNVRGNLISNQNALQSLVPLLGTLHAVVILDNPLAESGDYRIAVLTCLMHLERLDKELVSSEERAEAQERLKELAVEEEIPETEDTS from the exons ATGGACGACGATTATCTGTCTGAAGGCGAAGGAGAGCTAAAGGAAGTGGCAGAGCAACCTGAGGTCAAG GTCGGCCCTTTGACCCGCAACACCATTGTGCCTTACCTCTCACTGCTGTGCCGAACAGGAAACGGACTAGCTCATGCCTTTGTCAAACTGGACCTGAATGACAA GAAACTATCAGACCTAGAGGCCCTACGCAAATATGTACACCTGCGTTTCCTGGATGTGTCCAACAATCACCTCACTGACCTTTCTTGCCTGACTTCATTGAACCAGCTGCTTTGGTTGAAG ATTGATAATAATGCAGTGTCAAGTTTAAAAAAGCTACCTCTAGATCAGTTTCCCTACCTGCAATGGCTGAGCTTGGCTAGGAACCAGTTGGAGGATATGGAGGGCCTGGGTGGAACTGCCCTCGAGAACCTCAATCTTAGTG GTAACAAAATCCAGAGAGTGCACGGCCTACAGTATGGTCAACTGACCAACCTGGGGATCCTAGAGCTGAGAGGCAACTGCTTGGACACGACCGATGGCATCTATCTTCCAAAACTTCGGAAACTTTATCTG GCCCAGAACGTCATAAAGCGCCTGGAgggtctggagagactggagctTCTCACCACGTTACACCTCCGAGACAACCAGCTGGAGACCCTGGAAGGCATTAGCCCCAGGATGACATCTCTGAAGTACCTCAATGTCAG GGGTAATCTGATATCCAATCAGAATGCCCTGCAGAGTCTTGTTCCTCTGCTTGGCACACTACATGCTGTGGTTATCTTGGATAATCCACTGGCTGAGTCCGGGGACTACCGCATTGCGGTGCTGACCTGTCTGATGCACCTGGAGCGGCTGGACAAGGAGCTCGTCTCATCAGAGGAGAGGGCGGAAGCACAGGAGAGACTCAAA GAACTTGCGGTGGAAGAAGAAATACCTGAGACGGAGGACACTTCGTGA